Genomic DNA from Salvia miltiorrhiza cultivar Shanhuang (shh) chromosome 1, IMPLAD_Smil_shh, whole genome shotgun sequence:
TCATCTTAGCGATGACTCTATTCAGCGGATTGACTCACTCACTACACACAGATTTCATTCCATAGGGTTCATGTATGGAATTTAGCTCTACTCtcttaattaatgttatttatttCATGAATATTTCATCTTTCGACCTGTTGTGCCAAAATTCGACCATTCCAAGTATTTCAAATACTTTACGTGATATTATTTCTAATGTACTCGATCTTATATAATAAGTTCACGAGATTTTGTTTATAAATCTTTATGCATCCTGTCGATCCCATATTTaattccttttatttttattgtttttgttttccAAACGTTGATTGATTTCTTAACATAATTTTTATAGCAACTCTATGACCGAAAATTAAAGTTGTATATTAACTCGCGCGTAATTTTAAGGGATCAACTACGTACTCCCCAAAGGACATTCAATTAggtttaaaattcaaatttaaccACTGCCCCTCCCCATGTCAAAAACAAAAGGGATCAACTACGTAATGTACATGATTATTAACTTAGCTGTTAGCCTATTTATCTCTACACTCTTGATTATTTCCAACATCAATCAAACTGCCAATTCATCGCTACTCAATTGAGGTTTTAGATCAAAAGTTCCAAATTCGAATTCATCAtcacataatttttaaaatttagtcAGCTATACCTTATCGCCTCACCTCTAATATGAACTAGCTAATTAGTTATCACCATGTGGCCCCCGGCCCACGAAATAGCTGCCTCAGCCCCTCTAAAACTAGGCcccaaatatttattttgcaCTACCTAAATCGCTAGCCCATAGGTAAGAAGTCCTAtgctatttttaattaattattagttgcttactttgagtgataagtataaataaataaaaatgatttaaattaaattattatttatttattgaattataTTTGAGAGttctaaaatatttatttattgaattatatttgaaactttgggatattgTAGGCTAAAATGTTGATTACTAATCCATCACATTGATAGctagataaaataattttgaaccACACACTATAGTGTTAAAGAAGCGCTAGCTAGCTAGTACTTTGAGCATGTGCTCAATTTCTGAGGAACTTTAATTTATAGAGACCCTACGATGTCCAAAGCCAACGCCATCCATTCATGATCATATGTTTACcttatcttctctctctaataGTACAAATTATCTGATAACATTTCTCATTAGCTAAAAGTTCACATAGTCGATCGATGGATAATGTTGAGTTAGACATGGATGTAGCATCTCTCCCAAAACAAAAATGGGTGGGAGATGAGCATCTCGTCCAATTTGGAGGCTTTTGGTTTGTCCCTCAACACATGAAGCTAATCAAAAGAGTGATAAACCATTTCACTCCACTCCCCACCGATGTGATCCTAGCTACTTCTCCCAAAACAGGCACCACTTGGCTCAAATCTCTTCTCTACTCTATCCTCAATCGATCCTTCAAACATAAGTTGGCCGTTCAACACCCCCACCAACTTGTTCCCTTCTTGGAAGGACCACCGGATTCCGATGAGTTGTCGTTTCCGACAGCTTCATTGGACACGTGTCGATTATTCAGCACGCACATCTCATACCAGCTCCTCGCCAAAACCCTAGATTCGTGCGAGTGTAGGGTTGTCTACTTGACACGAAACCCTAAGGACACCCTCGTTTCTCTGTGGCACTTTATGAAGAAGAGGAGGGCAAATCAACCATGGACGATCGATGAGGCTGCGGACGCGTTCTGCCGCGGCGTCACGCCATATGGGCCCTACTATGATCATGTGATTGGGTATAGAGCGCTGAGCCTGAAGAGGCCGGAGAATGTTATGTTCGTGAATTACGAGGAGATGAAGGAAGATCCACATGGTCATGTTAAGAAATTAGGTGATTTCTTGGGATGTCCATTTCAAGAAGAAGATGAGGTGAAAGAGATTGTGAAGAATTGTAGCTTTGAGGTACAAAGTAGTTATGAAGTTAACAAATCCGAGCAATCTCTGATAAAGAATTTATTTCCATACAATTCATTCTTCAGAAAAGGAAAAACGGGAGATCATGTAAACTATCTTAGTAATGAGCTCATTCAACGCATCGACACCCTTACCAAACAGAGATTTCATTCCTTAGACTTCATGTACGGGATTTAACTTTGCATgcttttaatttgttatttgcTTTCTATACTTTACCTTTTACCTTGTATCTTCGTTCATTTTGTTCATATATGTTATATTTCTGAACACTTCTATATAGAATAAGGAGATCACACTTTTACAAAAGTGATAAAAGTAATTAAAGCGTGTGATAAAAGTAATTAAAGCGTAGAATAAAGAATCCACTTTTTATGAGATTGTGTgaagtaattaattttattaaaattaatatatattctctccgtccacaaTATATACTACAAGAAATTGGTCAGATACCGatggaaaattccgtcggtaaaatcAAATATTCCGTCAGTAAGGAGAAATTTCGTcggta
This window encodes:
- the LOC131011814 gene encoding cytosolic sulfotransferase 12-like, with product MDNVELDMDVASLPKQKWVGDEHLVQFGGFWFVPQHMKLIKRVINHFTPLPTDVILATSPKTGTTWLKSLLYSILNRSFKHKLAVQHPHQLVPFLEGPPDSDELSFPTASLDTCRLFSTHISYQLLAKTLDSCECRVVYLTRNPKDTLVSLWHFMKKRRANQPWTIDEAADAFCRGVTPYGPYYDHVIGYRALSLKRPENVMFVNYEEMKEDPHGHVKKLGDFLGCPFQEEDEVKEIVKNCSFEVQSSYEVNKSEQSLIKNLFPYNSFFRKGKTGDHVNYLSNELIQRIDTLTKQRFHSLDFMYGI